In Leisingera sp. NJS204, the following are encoded in one genomic region:
- the speB gene encoding agmatinase, producing the protein MTDFNQPISGNDLARFSGPNTFMRLPQATSLEGLDVAVLGVPMDIGTSWRSGTRFGPKQIRAESAMLRPYNMATGAAPFDSLNIGDIGDLAINTFSLPESLRIIQESYEAILSGGVIPVAMGGDHSITLPILRAIAKKYGPVALVHVDAHADVNDEMFGERETHGTVFRRAFEEGLIVPDKTYQIGIRGTGYAASDFTEAQSWGFQHFPAAELWGRQLHQMGAEIRRDIGNRPVYVSYDIDSLDPAYAPGTGTPEIGGLTTPQALELIRSLKGVNIVGCDLVEVSPPYDPSGNTALVGANLLYELLCVLPGVTTK; encoded by the coding sequence ATGACTGACTTCAATCAACCGATCAGCGGCAATGACCTGGCCCGGTTCTCCGGGCCGAACACTTTTATGCGGCTGCCGCAGGCAACCTCTCTGGAGGGCCTGGATGTGGCCGTTCTGGGGGTTCCAATGGACATTGGCACCTCCTGGCGGTCGGGCACCCGTTTCGGCCCCAAGCAGATCCGTGCTGAAAGCGCGATGCTGCGGCCCTATAACATGGCCACGGGGGCAGCACCCTTTGACAGTCTGAACATTGGCGATATCGGTGATCTGGCGATCAACACGTTTTCGCTGCCGGAATCGCTGCGCATCATTCAGGAAAGCTATGAGGCGATCCTGTCCGGCGGGGTGATCCCGGTGGCAATGGGCGGCGATCATTCGATCACCCTGCCGATTCTGCGGGCGATTGCCAAGAAATACGGCCCCGTGGCGCTGGTGCATGTGGATGCCCATGCGGATGTGAACGACGAGATGTTCGGTGAGCGCGAAACCCATGGCACCGTGTTCCGCCGCGCCTTTGAAGAAGGGCTGATTGTCCCCGACAAGACTTATCAGATCGGTATCCGCGGCACAGGTTACGCCGCCAGCGATTTTACCGAGGCGCAAAGCTGGGGTTTTCAGCATTTTCCCGCGGCGGAGCTGTGGGGGCGGCAGCTGCATCAGATGGGTGCGGAAATTCGCCGCGATATCGGCAATAGGCCGGTTTATGTGTCTTATGATATCGATAGTCTGGACCCGGCTTATGCACCGGGAACCGGCACGCCGGAAATCGGCGGGCTGACCACGCCGCAGGCGCTGGAGCTGATCCGGTCGCTGAAGGGGGTGAACATCGTGGGCTGCGACCTGGTGGAGGTGTCGCCGCCGTATGATCCCTCGGGCAACACGGCTTTGGTGGGTGCCAATCTGCTCTATGAGCTGCTGTGCGTGCTGCCGGGGGTGACGACAAAATAA
- a CDS encoding DUF1499 domain-containing protein → MRRLMLFAWLVLAAGIAVLGFVRLAPSDPLDWNTQPEFTEDKEFRGGVFRVVRSGPDGLERFHRIASHAPRTSVLAGGPADGMVTYITRTQVLGFPDYTTAAQDGDLLKVYARLRFGRSDLGANKERINGWLAEMEAAPQAAAAGE, encoded by the coding sequence ATGAGGCGGCTGATGCTGTTTGCTTGGCTGGTATTGGCGGCAGGCATTGCTGTCTTGGGCTTTGTCCGGCTGGCGCCAAGCGATCCGCTGGATTGGAACACTCAGCCGGAGTTCACTGAAGACAAGGAGTTCCGAGGCGGCGTGTTCCGGGTGGTGCGCAGCGGCCCGGACGGGCTGGAGCGGTTCCATCGCATCGCCAGCCACGCCCCGCGCACCAGCGTGCTGGCAGGCGGGCCGGCAGATGGAATGGTGACCTATATCACCCGCACCCAGGTGCTGGGGTTTCCGGATTATACTACCGCCGCGCAGGACGGGGATCTGCTGAAGGTCTATGCGCGGCTGCGGTTCGGGCGGTCGGATCTGGGCGCCAACAAGGAGCGGATCAACGGCTGGCTCGCCGAGATGGAAGCGGCGCCGCAGGCCGCTGCGGCCGGAGAGTAA
- the prmC gene encoding peptide chain release factor N(5)-glutamine methyltransferase, with translation MAETAAQAMAAAASRLRAAGVHDPARDARVLLAHAARIEASRVTLIAPEELAQEVAERYEQLISLRAVRVPVSHLIGEREFYGRRFKVSRDVLDPRPETEILIEAALAEPYARVLDLGVGSGCILVTLLAERQEATGLGVDISEAACLQASANAVLHRVEARADIQQSDWFESVEGTFDLIVSNPPYIALDEMDGLSAEVRGHEPGIALTDGGDGLGAYRRIAAQAAAHLAPGGRVLLEIGPTQAQAVGALLEMAGLSGIAVLPDLDGRDRVVRAHSGAKHRF, from the coding sequence ATGGCAGAAACCGCGGCACAGGCGATGGCAGCAGCGGCGTCCCGGCTGCGCGCGGCCGGGGTTCATGACCCGGCGCGGGATGCGCGGGTGCTGCTGGCCCATGCGGCGCGGATCGAAGCCAGCCGGGTGACGCTGATCGCGCCCGAGGAGCTGGCGCAGGAAGTGGCAGAACGGTATGAGCAGCTGATTTCGCTTAGGGCGGTGCGGGTGCCGGTCTCGCATCTGATCGGCGAGCGGGAATTCTATGGCCGCCGTTTCAAAGTGTCGCGCGATGTTCTGGATCCGCGCCCCGAAACAGAGATCCTGATAGAGGCCGCACTGGCGGAACCATACGCGCGGGTGCTGGACTTAGGCGTTGGCTCGGGCTGTATTCTGGTGACGCTGCTGGCTGAGCGGCAGGAGGCCACAGGCCTGGGGGTGGACATCAGCGAGGCGGCCTGCCTGCAGGCCAGCGCCAATGCCGTTTTGCACCGGGTTGAAGCGCGGGCGGATATTCAGCAGTCGGACTGGTTTGAGAGTGTCGAGGGGACGTTTGATCTGATCGTATCCAACCCGCCCTATATTGCGCTGGACGAGATGGACGGGCTGTCCGCAGAGGTGCGCGGGCATGAGCCGGGCATTGCACTGACAGATGGCGGCGACGGGCTGGGCGCCTACCGGCGGATAGCTGCGCAGGCTGCGGCGCATCTGGCGCCGGGCGGGCGGGTGCTGTTGGAAATCGGCCCGACGCAGGCGCAGGCGGTCGGCGCGCTGCTGGAAATGGCAGGGTTAAGCGGCATTGCTGTGCTGCCGGACTTGGACGGCCGGGACCGGGTGGTACGGGCGCATTCCGGCGCAAAACACCGCTTTTAA
- the prfA gene encoding peptide chain release factor 1: MVPEERLEQILQRFQYLEAAMADGAGGGDIAALAKEYSGLRPVAEQVTAYRKLLSDLEEAELMLGDPDMKDLAEEEIPALKAAIPEAEQALQLALLPKDAADGRPAMLEIRPGTGGDEAALFAGDLLRMYQRYAEAQGWKVEIIEEQATELGGIKEVVAHIKGENVFARLKYESGVHRVQRVPTTESGGRIHTSAATVAVLPEAEDVDIHIDANDIRIDTMRASGAGGQHVNTTDSAVRITHLPTGLIVTSSEKSQHRNREIAMQVLKTRLYDLERQRIDNERSADRASQVGSGDRSERIRTYNFPQGRMTDHRINLTLYKLDQVMGGDLDEIVDALTADNQARLLAEMGQ, translated from the coding sequence ATGGTCCCCGAAGAGCGGCTGGAACAGATCCTGCAGCGGTTTCAGTATCTTGAAGCCGCAATGGCGGATGGTGCCGGGGGCGGGGACATTGCGGCGCTGGCCAAGGAATATTCCGGCCTGCGCCCGGTGGCGGAGCAGGTGACGGCCTACCGCAAGCTGCTGAGCGATCTGGAGGAAGCCGAGCTGATGCTGGGTGATCCGGACATGAAGGATCTGGCCGAGGAAGAGATCCCGGCGCTGAAGGCGGCGATCCCCGAAGCTGAGCAGGCGCTGCAGCTGGCCTTGCTGCCCAAGGACGCCGCCGATGGCCGCCCTGCGATGCTGGAAATCCGGCCCGGCACCGGCGGTGACGAGGCGGCGCTGTTTGCGGGCGATCTGCTGCGGATGTACCAGCGCTATGCCGAGGCGCAGGGCTGGAAAGTCGAGATCATCGAGGAACAGGCGACCGAGCTGGGCGGCATCAAGGAAGTGGTGGCGCATATCAAGGGCGAGAATGTCTTTGCCCGGCTGAAATATGAATCCGGCGTCCACCGGGTGCAGCGGGTGCCAACCACAGAAAGCGGAGGGCGCATACATACCTCGGCGGCCACCGTGGCGGTGCTGCCGGAGGCCGAGGATGTGGACATTCATATTGATGCCAACGACATCCGTATTGATACCATGCGGGCCTCGGGTGCGGGCGGGCAGCATGTGAACACCACCGACTCGGCTGTCCGTATCACCCACCTGCCGACCGGGCTGATCGTGACGTCGTCAGAGAAATCCCAGCACCGAAACCGCGAAATTGCCATGCAGGTGCTGAAAACCCGGCTCTATGATCTGGAACGGCAGCGGATCGACAATGAGCGGTCTGCGGACCGGGCAAGTCAGGTGGGCTCGGGCGACCGGTCGGAACGCATCCGCACCTATAATTTTCCGCAAGGGCGGATGACCGATCACCGCATCAACCTGACGCTTTACAAGCTGGATCAGGTGATGGGAGGCGATCTGGATGAGATTGTCGATGCGCTGACTGCAGACAATCAGGCGCGGCTTCTGGCCGAGATGGGGCAGTGA